The Chloroflexota bacterium genomic sequence AATTGGCGGGATCTTATTAACTAAATTATCGGGCTGGCTGGTGCTTGATCCATTAATTGCGATCGCGGTGGCTCTCCACATTATCTGGATTGGCTTTCGGATTTTGCGTGAATCGGGCTATGGCTTGCTTGATAGTGCCTTGCCCGACGAAGATCAAGCAGTAATTGAAGATATTCTGTCGCGCTATCGCCAACGTGGCTTGCAGTTTCATGCCTTGCGCACGCGAGTTGCCGGGCCACGCCGTTTTATCTCGCTGCATGTGCTAGTACCTGGCTCGTGGAGTGTCCAAAAAGGCCATGATGTCTGCGAAACAATTGAGTTGGCAATTGCCGCCGCCCTACCCGATAGCCATGCAATCACCCACCTTGAGCCACTCGAAGATCCCGCCGCCTGGGACGACGAAGGCCTTGATCGGGTCAATCACGAGCCAATCAGTTAGCTCATAGGAGAAGAGTTGAGGATGAAGGGAACCATGCGCTTCGCTCTATTTGCAAAAAAAACGAGTCTGTGGTAGTATATACCCGTTGTCGCGAGGCAAGCAAAACGCGGGCTCGTGGTGTAGCGGCCTAACATGCCACTCTGTCACAGTGGAGATCGGGGGTTCGAATCCCCTCGGGCCCGCCAATTGAACTGCCAGCGCAACAACAACCTGATCGGGGCTCGTGGTGTAGCGGCCTAACATGCCACTCTGTCACAGTGGAGATCGGGGGTTCGAATCCCCTCGGGCCCGCCAGACGATACGGACGTAGAACACTCTACGTCCGTATTTTGTTTTAGCATTGCGAGGATGCTGTGCTGCGCACAAAAATCCGTTTTATTGCAAGTTTGTGGCTTATGGCTGGGCTAATTGGCATTGCTGCACTTATTAATCTGCTGTGGCAGCCATTTTCATGGGCCTTGTTGTTGCAAACCATCGTTCATAGCTGCGTTGTCGGGTTAATCACAACCTATGGCTTGGCAGTTCAAGCAACCCCAAACCATCATCATCGTTATCGCCGTAGCCTTGGCGATTTGCTAGGCTTGCGCTTTAGTTGGATGCCTTGGCATTTTGCACGTTTGGCCTATGGCTTAGTTTTGGTTGGCTGTATGGCGGGGCTTGGGGTCGTTCTACTGGTTCTAATCGGCTAAAAACTATGGCTCAATCTTGGTTCATAAGATTGATGGTTGATGATACAATACTGCTATGCGACGGATACCACTGATTTACCAGATTTTAATCGGCAATAGTGCAATAGTTTGTTTGGGCGCAATCGCTGGCACGGCGATCACACGCCGCTTAGCAACGACCGAAGGTTTGACCTTAACGGTTGTTTTTTCGTTGATCGGGGTTGTGCTGAGTGTTGCAGTCAATTATGCAGTTTTGCGCGTAGCTCTGCGCCCACTCACCAATCTACAAATTGCCGCCGAGCGCGTGACCGACGGCGATTTGAGTGTACGTGTGCCCCAGCCTAGTGCTGGCGATACCCAAATTGCCCAACTTTCGCAAGCTTTCAATGCGATGCTTGACCAAGTTGAGGATGACACTCGCGCCATCGAGCGTTCACGCGCCTTGACCGAGCGCCTAACCCAGCAAGTGATCAACGCTCAAGAAGAAGAACGGCGGCGGATCGCCCGTGAATTGCATGACGATACGGCCCAAGCCTTGGCAACCTTGGTAATTTATGCTGAAACTGCCGCGCAAAATCCCCAAGCCCAAGCAGTGCGCGAACGCCTGATTGGCTTGCGCGATTTGGCTGGCACGACCCTCGAAGGCGTGCGCACGATCATCGCCGATTTACGTCCATCGCAGCTTGATGACCTTGGTTTGGCCGCCGCTGTGCGTGCTCAAGCTGCCGAACGTTTAGCCCATCGCGGAATTCGGGTTGATGTGCAAGTTCGTGGCGAGGAGCGTCGCCTACCATCAGCCGTCGAAACCGCGCTCTATCGGATGCTGCAAGAAGCATTTAGCAATATTGTGAAACATGCCCAAGCCTCGTATGTTGAGGTCGATATCGACCTGACGAATCCCCAAATTGTACGAGCTCGGGTTGAAGATAATGGCGTTGGCTTTGACCCCAATACAATTAACCCTGAACGTGATGGCCGTGGAGTTGGCATGTTTGGGATGTATGAGCGGGTCAACCTTCTCGGTGGAACGATGGCGATCGATAGTGCCCCCAGCATTGGCACTGAACTAACGATCACAGTTCCCTTGGAGCCAGCTACCCAAGCCAGCGCCGCCTAAAGGATTGTGCTATGGCAATTGCCGAAATAACAATTTTATTGGCCGATGACCACGCCGTGATGCGTGATGGTGTGCGCATGGTTTTGGAAGCTCAGCCCGATTTTCGGGTGATTGGCACTGCCAACGATGGAACAGAGGCGGTTGATCTGGCTGATGCGCTGCATCCCGATTTAGCAGTGTTGGATATTGCCATGCCTGGCATGAATGGCTTGGCCGCCGCTCGCGAGATTCGCAGCCGCTCGCCCGAAACCAAAGTGATTTTTTTGAGCATGCACGAAGGCGAGGAATATCTCAAGGAAGCTTTGCGGGCAGGTGCGACGGGCTATGTGCTCAAACGGGCCGCTGCGACTGAGTTAGTTTCAGCGATTCGGGCGGTGCAACGTGGTGATTCATACCTCGACCCCGCTTTGATTGCCAAACTCAACCAATTGGGCGATAGCGATACCGTGAAGCTGGCCGATTTAACTGATCGCGAATTAGAGGTTTTGAAATTGGTCGCCGAAGGCTTGACCAATCGTCAAATTGCCGCCCAATTGGTAATCAGCGTAAAAACTGTGCAAAGCCATCGCACCAATATTATGGAAAAGCTTGATTTGCATGATCGCACCGATCTGGTTAAGTATGCGATTCGCCGTGGCATGATCGAGCCATAAACCCACGCTGAGAGATGAGAGATTAAGGTTGCCCCGCCAGCACTAGCAACTTGACATATCAATACTCTAGTGCTATTGTAGCGCCGACATAACGGCTTTAAGTAAAATTTAACTTCTGCATCAACCACTCATCCTTCATACTTCATACCTGATGCCCAACCCTGCTGAATTGCTCCACGCAGAGCATTCAAAAACCAAGCTGTTATGCCAAACATCCCCAATCTGGCTTACGTTAATCGAGGAGGTGTATGGATTTTCGCTTGGAAGGATATCCTCGTTAATTTCCCCATCGAATGTTCGCTGTCTAGGGCACACACAATTTGGGTTGAATTTGTTGTTGCAATGAAGGAGCAACACGATGTCAAACACACCCATGCCATCACAGCATTCCACTGTTGTCTCGCAATCCACAATTTGGAAGGTCATCATTGCATCGGCTTTGGGTACCATGATTGAATGGTACGATTTCTACATTTTTGGCAGTCTTGCTGCGGTCATTGCGACAAATTTCTATCAGTCGGGCAACGAAACGGCGGCCTTACTGGAAACCTTTGCCACCTTTGGAGCGGGCTTTGCGGCGCGACCGTTCGGGGCACTGGTGTTTGGGCGCATTGGCGATATTGTCGGGCGCAAATATGCCTTTTTGGTCACGTTGCTGATCATGGGCGGCGCAACCACGGTCATTGGGATTTTGCCCACCTATGCCTCAATTGGCATCCTCGCCCCGATAATTTTGGTGATTATTCGGATCATCCAAGGCTTGGCGCTTGGTGGTGAATATGGCGGTGCGGCGGTCTATGTCGCCGAACATGTTCCCGATAACAAGCGCGGCTTTTACACTAGTTTTATTCAAATTACTGCGACGCTTGGCTTATTTGTCTCGTTGTTGGTAATTTTGATTGTGCGCACCTCGATGAGCAAGGCAGCCTTTGATAGCTGGGGCTGGCGAATTCCCTTCTTGCTTTCAATCGTCTTGGTGGGCGTTTCCGTTTACATTCGCTCGAAGATGAGTGAATCGCCGTTGTTTACCAAACTCAAACATGCAGGCAAAACCTCGAAAGCTCCGCTCAAAGATAGCTTTGGCAATCGGCGTAATTGGAAGGTGATTTTGACGGTGCTGTTTGGAGCCGCTGCGGGTCAAGCAGTTATCTGGTATACCGCTCAATTTTACGTAAACTCGTGGCTCAAAACTCAAGCCAAAGTGCCAGCTAACACCGTTGATACAATCGTGGCGATTGCTTTGTTCTTAGGGATGCCGTTTTTCGTCGTCATGGGAGCGCTTTCAGATAAATGGGGACGCAAAACGGTGATGATGGCAGGCAACTTAATTGGGGCAATTGCGATCTATCCGGCCTTTATGGCCCTGAAAGCAGCGGCTGGCCCAATTACTCCAGCGGTTCTTGATGAAGCTGGAAAGGTTATCACGCCTGCGGTTGCCAGCAATCCTAACACCGTTTTACTCACCTTGATCATCTTTGGGTTGGTGTTATGTGTTTGTATGGTGTATGGCCCGATTGCCGCCTTTTTGGTGGAATCGTTTCCTGCCAAAATTCGCTATACCTCGGTTTCACTGCCCTATCACGTTGGCAACGGCTACTTTGGCGGTTGGTTGCCCTTTATCGCCACAGCGGTGGTCAGTAGTACCGGCAATATCTATGCTGGCCTGTGGTTTCCGATTGCCATCGCTTTATTGACCTTCGTCGTTGGTATGGTCTTGCTCAAAGAAACCAAGGATAATTCGCTGCATGAAGAGGCCAGCGATAACCCAATGGCTGCCGAAATGGATTTAATTGCTCAATCGTAAGCGTTCAAATTACTCTTAGAGTTCAAGCCTATCGCTGGCTAACCCTTGGATGCATGACAAGCAGCAAAAGCACGTTACAATATGAGCAAGAGCAAATGCTGCTCGTTGCGTTATCCAAGGGGTTTTCATGGATACAATTACACTCTTTGAAGCGCCCAAAGCTGCGCCGGTGGCCCCGCGCCGCCCAGCATGGCTGAAAGCTCGCGCTCCGATAGGGGAAAACTACGAGGATGTGCATGGCCTCATGCGCGAACTCGATTTGCATACGGTCTGCGAAGAAGCCCATTGCCCCAATATCGG encodes the following:
- a CDS encoding histidine kinase, which translates into the protein MRRIPLIYQILIGNSAIVCLGAIAGTAITRRLATTEGLTLTVVFSLIGVVLSVAVNYAVLRVALRPLTNLQIAAERVTDGDLSVRVPQPSAGDTQIAQLSQAFNAMLDQVEDDTRAIERSRALTERLTQQVINAQEEERRRIARELHDDTAQALATLVIYAETAAQNPQAQAVRERLIGLRDLAGTTLEGVRTIIADLRPSQLDDLGLAAAVRAQAAERLAHRGIRVDVQVRGEERRLPSAVETALYRMLQEAFSNIVKHAQASYVEVDIDLTNPQIVRARVEDNGVGFDPNTINPERDGRGVGMFGMYERVNLLGGTMAIDSAPSIGTELTITVPLEPATQASAA
- a CDS encoding MHS family MFS transporter — translated: MSNTPMPSQHSTVVSQSTIWKVIIASALGTMIEWYDFYIFGSLAAVIATNFYQSGNETAALLETFATFGAGFAARPFGALVFGRIGDIVGRKYAFLVTLLIMGGATTVIGILPTYASIGILAPIILVIIRIIQGLALGGEYGGAAVYVAEHVPDNKRGFYTSFIQITATLGLFVSLLVILIVRTSMSKAAFDSWGWRIPFLLSIVLVGVSVYIRSKMSESPLFTKLKHAGKTSKAPLKDSFGNRRNWKVILTVLFGAAAGQAVIWYTAQFYVNSWLKTQAKVPANTVDTIVAIALFLGMPFFVVMGALSDKWGRKTVMMAGNLIGAIAIYPAFMALKAAAGPITPAVLDEAGKVITPAVASNPNTVLLTLIIFGLVLCVCMVYGPIAAFLVESFPAKIRYTSVSLPYHVGNGYFGGWLPFIATAVVSSTGNIYAGLWFPIAIALLTFVVGMVLLKETKDNSLHEEASDNPMAAEMDLIAQS
- a CDS encoding response regulator transcription factor gives rise to the protein MAIAEITILLADDHAVMRDGVRMVLEAQPDFRVIGTANDGTEAVDLADALHPDLAVLDIAMPGMNGLAAAREIRSRSPETKVIFLSMHEGEEYLKEALRAGATGYVLKRAAATELVSAIRAVQRGDSYLDPALIAKLNQLGDSDTVKLADLTDRELEVLKLVAEGLTNRQIAAQLVISVKTVQSHRTNIMEKLDLHDRTDLVKYAIRRGMIEP